CGGCCCCGGCTGGGCAGGCGGCGTGCGGACGGGGTTCAGACGGTCGGCGTGCTCTCGAGCTCGGACACGCGCATCTTCATGATGCGGCCGGGCTTGAAATCGGCCACCCATTTCTCCGGAATCCGAACTTCCACACTCGGGTTGTTCGGATTGCGGCCGATGCGCGCCTTCCGCTTGACCGGCTTGAAGATGCCGAAGTTCCGCAACTCGACGGTGTGGCCGGCGGCCAGCGCGTCGATGACCATGTCGAGCACGCGCTGGACGACTTCCTTGACCTCGAGCTGGGTCATACGCGGCCCGAGATCTTTCTGCACCTTGATGACAATGTCGCGTTTGGTGATCGTTTCACTCATGGCCCACGATCCTTCCCTTAGGCCGCGCCACGCGCAGCCCCATGAGCGCCCCGTTTAGTCTGCACCCAAGCTGCTGCTCCGCAGCAACTCCGTTTCGCAGCAGTAGCTCGGCTGATGCACCAGCATCGCCCGGCCATTCTCACATGAGCGCCAGCACCAGAAGCACGAGCGCCCCAATCAGGATCAGCAGCACGAAGGGATTGAACACCAGGCGCCTGAGCCTGAGATTCACCACGCTCAGCGCGTCAAGCCGCTCCTTGCGCATCTTGAGCCGGCCCTGCACGGCATACAGCCCCAAGTAATAGCGATGCCACTGATCGTAGAGCTTGCGCTTGTCCAGGTCGGTGAACCGAATCACCGCCGGCAGCGCGCTGACTCCGCCGAAGAGCTTCTCGGCGTTGCCAGCCAGACGCTCGGCCTCGGCCTCGGGCAGCCCGACCTCG
This genomic window from Verrucomicrobiota bacterium contains:
- a CDS encoding integration host factor subunit beta is translated as MTKRDIVIKVQKDLGPRMTQLEVKEVVQRVLDMVIDALAAGHTVELRNFGIFKPVKRKARIGRNPNNPSVEVRIPEKWVADFKPGRIMKMRVSELESTPTV